A genomic region of Papaver somniferum cultivar HN1 chromosome 7, ASM357369v1, whole genome shotgun sequence contains the following coding sequences:
- the LOC113300320 gene encoding FACT complex subunit SPT16-like isoform X1 produces MKMAGAVISDVMDTFVPRNLKNIVTAHDQSISHSMLPELIENAILDQAQKLQKIKVKINKLNMVGVGVPLSPTETILQHIKPEKVRSCCLPVIIQSKDETHLSPGIENVVSCCAVSSYGSYCSFLARTYLFDPNQRQLHAYRFLLKAQEEAIAALQPGRRIRDAYNSAMDVVVKEDIFGFVKYMENTFGMGIGIESSERYLKLNGTNEVILRTKMVFRVAVNLKNVPLMNENVFFSMVLGDTIIVLEKGEVPRVVTSLSQKTIEKVVFRSKEESETGNQELEEHARKKLKLGDVFQAISGEHGENQIQT; encoded by the exons ATGAAGATGGCTGGAGCAGTGATTAGTGATGTCATGGATACGTTTGTACCAAGAAATCTGAAGAATATTGTCACTGCACATGATCAAAGTATTTCTCATTCAATGTTACCAGAGCTGATTGAAAACGCGATACTTGACCAAGCACAAAAGCTTCAAAAGATAAAGGTCAAGATAAATAAGCTGAACATGGTGGGGGTGGGGGTGCCACTTAGCCCAACAGAAACGATACTTCAACATATAAAACCAGAAAAGGTTCGTTCCTGCTGTCTTCCCGTCATCATACAAAGCAAAGATGAAACCCATTTATCACCTGGTATTGAGAATGTTGTATCATGTTGTGCTGTGTCTTCATATGGGAGTTACTGCTCCTTTCTTGCAAGAACGTATCTATTCGATCCCAATCAACGTCAGTTGCATGCTTACAGATTTCTTTTAAAGGCCCAAGAGGAAGCAATTGCTGCTCTACAGCCGGGAAGGAGGATTCGAGACGCTTATAATTCGGCCATGGATGTAGTTGTTAAAGAAGATATTTTTGGGTTTGTTAAATACATGGAAAATACATTTGGGATGGGTATTGGTATTGAGTCTAGTGAAAGGTATCTCAAACTAAATGGCACAAATGAGGTCATTTTAAGAACAAAAATGGTTTTTAGGGTGGCTGTAAACTTGAAAAATGTGCCATTGATGAATGAGAATGTGTTTTTTTCGATGGTTCTTGGGGATACGATAATTGTCCTTGAAAAGGGTGAGGTGCCTCGTGTTGTTACTTCTTTGAGCCAAAAGACAATTGAAAAAGTCGTTTTCAGATCGAAAGAAGAGTCAGAAACAGGAAATCAG GAACTAGAAGAACATGCAAGGAAAAAGCTCAAACTCGGTGATGTGTTT CAGGCAATTTCAGGGGagcatggagaaaatcaaatacaGACTTAG
- the LOC113300320 gene encoding FACT complex subunit SPT16-like isoform X2, which translates to MKMAGAVISDVMDTFVPRNLKNIVTAHDQSISHSMLPELIENAILDQAQKLQKIKVKINKLNMVGVGVPLSPTETILQHIKPEKVRSCCLPVIIQSKDETHLSPGIENVVSCCAVSSYGSYCSFLARTYLFDPNQRQLHAYRFLLKAQEEAIAALQPGRRIRDAYNSAMDVVVKEDIFGFVKYMENTFGMGIGIESSERYLKLNGTNEVILRTKMVFRVAVNLKNVPLMNENVFFSMVLGDTIIVLEKGEVPRVVTSLSQKTIEKVVFRSKEESETGNQELEEHARKKLKLGDVFAISGEHGENQIQT; encoded by the exons ATGAAGATGGCTGGAGCAGTGATTAGTGATGTCATGGATACGTTTGTACCAAGAAATCTGAAGAATATTGTCACTGCACATGATCAAAGTATTTCTCATTCAATGTTACCAGAGCTGATTGAAAACGCGATACTTGACCAAGCACAAAAGCTTCAAAAGATAAAGGTCAAGATAAATAAGCTGAACATGGTGGGGGTGGGGGTGCCACTTAGCCCAACAGAAACGATACTTCAACATATAAAACCAGAAAAGGTTCGTTCCTGCTGTCTTCCCGTCATCATACAAAGCAAAGATGAAACCCATTTATCACCTGGTATTGAGAATGTTGTATCATGTTGTGCTGTGTCTTCATATGGGAGTTACTGCTCCTTTCTTGCAAGAACGTATCTATTCGATCCCAATCAACGTCAGTTGCATGCTTACAGATTTCTTTTAAAGGCCCAAGAGGAAGCAATTGCTGCTCTACAGCCGGGAAGGAGGATTCGAGACGCTTATAATTCGGCCATGGATGTAGTTGTTAAAGAAGATATTTTTGGGTTTGTTAAATACATGGAAAATACATTTGGGATGGGTATTGGTATTGAGTCTAGTGAAAGGTATCTCAAACTAAATGGCACAAATGAGGTCATTTTAAGAACAAAAATGGTTTTTAGGGTGGCTGTAAACTTGAAAAATGTGCCATTGATGAATGAGAATGTGTTTTTTTCGATGGTTCTTGGGGATACGATAATTGTCCTTGAAAAGGGTGAGGTGCCTCGTGTTGTTACTTCTTTGAGCCAAAAGACAATTGAAAAAGTCGTTTTCAGATCGAAAGAAGAGTCAGAAACAGGAAATCAG GAACTAGAAGAACATGCAAGGAAAAAGCTCAAACTCGGTGATGTGTTT GCAATTTCAGGGGagcatggagaaaatcaaatacaGACTTAG